The Fervidibacillus albus genome contains a region encoding:
- the tnpA gene encoding IS200/IS605 family transposase: MKLDDNNHSVFSLYYHLVLVVKYRRQVIDDTISDYAKDMFVRLGKNYNISLVEWNHDMDHVHILFKAHPNSELSKFINAYKSASSRLIKKHFPQVKRKLWKEYFWSRSFCLLTTGGAPIEVIKKYIENQGMK; this comes from the coding sequence ATGAAATTAGATGATAATAACCATTCAGTGTTCTCGTTGTATTATCATCTTGTTCTGGTTGTAAAATATCGCAGACAAGTGATTGATGATACCATATCTGACTATGCAAAAGATATGTTTGTGAGACTAGGTAAAAATTACAATATTTCCTTGGTCGAATGGAATCACGATATGGACCATGTGCATATTTTGTTCAAAGCACATCCGAATAGTGAACTGTCAAAGTTCATCAATGCCTATAAAAGTGCAAGTTCTCGACTAATCAAAAAGCATTTTCCGCAAGTGAAAAGAAAACTGTGGAAAGAATATTTTTGGTCAAGAAGCTTTTGCCTGCTTACAACGGGTGGTGCGCCCATTGAAGTAATAAAAAAATATATAGAAAATCAAGGTATGAAGTGA